The Herbiconiux sp. SALV-R1 nucleotide sequence GCCTACTGCGTGAGCGCCATCGTCATCACGCTCGTCGTGTTCGGTCGGGTCGGTTCGCACGAGCTCGCCCGCAGACTCCGCCGCACGGCGCCGCCCGAGAAGGGCTGGCAGCGGATGCTCGCCGCCTCCATGGGCGCCGGTGCGGTCTCCTGGGCGGTCGCCGGCTCCGTCTTCGCCATCGTCGCCGTGGTCTACCTCGCGCTCAACCCCTCGCTCGGGTCGTCGCCCCTCGTCACCTGGGGCGCCGTCGTCGCGGTGGCGGGTTCGTGGGCGGTGACCATGGTGTCGTTCGCGGTGCACATCGCGCGCCACGACGAGTTGCACGGGGGAGCGGAGTTCCCGGGCGGGAGCACCCCGCTGTTCACCGACTACCTCTACCTCGCCGCCCAGATCGGCACCACCTTCGGCGGCTCCGACGTCGACATCACGACGAGAGGGATGCGTCGCATCGTGATGAGCTACAGCATCATCGCCTTCACCTTCAACACGGTGATCGTGGCGCTGCTCGTGAGCGTGCTGATCGCCCGCGTCAGCTGAGCGGACCGCCCGCCGGCCTCCCAGACTCATGCCGTATCGTTGACGGCGTGAACGACTTCTGGCCCGCCGTGTACGCACTGGCCCCGACCGTGCTGATCGGGCTGGTGTTCTGGTTCATCATGCGCGCCGTCGTGCGGGCCGACA carries:
- a CDS encoding DUF1345 domain-containing protein — encoded protein: MTAARVSSRSRDSRVPVFAHDVPRSLVAMVPAVVVGFGLQFVAIVTLEVALLELTVAGVLMFWGAYCVSAIVITLVVFGRVGSHELARRLRRTAPPEKGWQRMLAASMGAGAVSWAVAGSVFAIVAVVYLALNPSLGSSPLVTWGAVVAVAGSWAVTMVSFAVHIARHDELHGGAEFPGGSTPLFTDYLYLAAQIGTTFGGSDVDITTRGMRRIVMSYSIIAFTFNTVIVALLVSVLIARVS